In the Streptomyces spororaveus genome, TACGACGTCGTGGTCAGGGCTCCCCAGGAGCCGACCTGCCGCCAGGACTGGTACACCCCGGTGCCGACGAGAACGGCGACGGCGGCGAAAGCCAGTGTCGAGAACCGGCTCATCGCGGCCGCCGGAATCGCGGGGGCGGTGTCGCCCCGGCTCCGGAGGAGCAGTACCACCGTGATCAGGCCGCCGAGCCAGACCCCCATGGCCAGCAGGTGTAGGACCGCCACGGGAACGGCGAGGAGGACCTGGATGCCGGCGGAGGCGTGCTCGGCCGCGGCCCAGGTGAGCGCCAGCCCGAGGGCGAGTACCGCCCCGGCCGGCCGGGCGCGGGAACCGAGGGCCTGCGGCTCGGCTCCGCCGTCCTGACCGCGGAACCGTACGGCCGACCGCTTGACGGCCACCGCCGCCACGGCGAGCAGCGCGAGCCTGGCGAGCAGTGCTCCACCGGGCCGACCGGTGGCCGTTCGGCTCCATTGGGAGAGGTCGAACGCCGACGTCAGCGGGCCGGCCGTCTCGTACGGGCCACGCAGCAGCAGGAGGGCCACGGTGGACGCCACCAGCATCACCCATCCCACCGCCAGCTGTCGGCGCACCGGACGAAGCGATGCCGCGGCGGGCCAGCACACGACGACGAACGCGGTGACCCCGACGAGGAGGGCGAGCCCGCTGTAGGCGACGTAGCGGACGAAGCCGTACAGGCGGCCGACCGCCGTGTCCGTCGGCGAGCCGGTCGGGACGACGGCGGCGGTCTCGGACGGCTCGCCGACGGAGAAGACGAAGGCGCCGGAGATCGGGTGGCCGTCGGCGGAGACGACCCGCCAGGCCACCGTGTAGGTGCCCTGGGGCAGTTCGTCGGACAGGTCCACCCGAGCGGTGTTGTCCTTGCCGTCCACGTGCTCGGCCGGGCGGGGGTTGACGCGCTCGTTGCCCGGCGACAGCACGCGCACCGAGTCGTCCGAGAAGCCGACCGACTCGGTGAAGGTCAGCGTCACCGCTTTCGGTGCCGTCTTGAGGACGACGCCGTCGCCGGGGTCGGAGCCGCTGAGGCCGGCATGCGCGAAGGCCGATCCGGCGCCTCCGACGATCAGCGCGAACACGGCGGTGAGCAGGGCCAGAACGGTCAGTGAGGTTCCGGTGCGAGGCGATCCTGGGCGCATGAGCAGGCAGCCTCCGAGGCGGCGTCGATGGTGGCGCCACCGCCCGGTACCGGGCTCGGGCAGGGCAGGACGCATACCGAGATGTGGACGGTAGTGCCGCCGGCCAGGTCAGAAGGCTCGTTGCGCAACTTCCGCTAAAGAGTGGTCACCCCGGCTGTGTGTGTAACAGGAAGGTATTAAGGGGCGGCGGAACGGAACGGCCGGCCGGCCCCGACGGGTCCTCGTGTTCAGAAACGCTCGCTCGTACCGACCATCGATTCCGAGGATGCAACGATGCGCGTTCACCAGCTCACCTTCGCCGCCCTGGCCGTCGCCGCCGGCCTCACGCTCACGGCGTGCCAGAACGGCGAGGACGGCACAGCGCAAGGCGGCCCGTCGCCCTCGTCCACCTCTTCCAGCAGCTCCACCGCGCCCGCCGCGCCCGCCCCGGCCACGAGTTCCGACGGGAAGGGCAAGACTGCCGGCACGAACACCGGCTCGGGCTCGGGCTCCGGCGAGAGCGGCAAGGCCGGCAAGTGCCGCACCGACGACCTGGAGATCACGGCGATCGACAGCACCGTCGGCGGCGACACCGACGGCACCGTCGCGGTGCAGCTGAAGAACCGCGGCGGCGGGGACTGCACGCTCTCCGAGTACGCGGGCGTCGACCTGAAGACCAGCGCCGGGACGCTGTCCGCGAAGCGCACCGGCGAGCACCCCGGTCCGGCCGTCCTCAAGAAGGGGACGGCGGTCTCCTTCGGCGTCACCTACCCGCTCAACACGTCGGGCGGTTCCGGCGTGCGCGTCACGGGGCTGACCGTGACCCCGCCGGACGAGACGAAGTCGGTCACCCTCGCCTGGCCGGGCGCAGCCACCCTGCCCGTCACGGACGGCTCCGGTTCCGCGGTCGAGGTCGGCCCGATCGGAAGCGCGGGCCAGGGCGGCTGACCCACGCAGGCGTCGGCGGCTCGCGACCATCCGGGTGGCCTCTGCCCGGCTTACGGCGCTGTACGGTCGCGCCGCACGCGCGGCAGCGCGAGGATGCACGGGCCCGGTTTCCCCTTCTTCGCGGCTGGAGACTTCAGTGCTCGAACGCAAGCGGCTCAAGGGCCGCACCCAGGTCACCTTCATCCTCCCCGAGGAGACCCCGCACGGGCCCGTCAGCGTGGTCGGCGACTTCAACCACTGGAACCCCGCCGCTCACCCCTTGGCGCCGCGCGGCGACGGGACCCGCGCCGCGACGGTCGCCCTCTCCGCCAACACCGCCCATTCCTTCCGCTACCTCGCGGTCGACGGCCACTGGTTCGACGACGA is a window encoding:
- a CDS encoding isoamylase early set domain-containing protein, which encodes MLERKRLKGRTQVTFILPEETPHGPVSVVGDFNHWNPAAHPLAPRGDGTRAATVALSANTAHSFRYLAVDGHWFDDEQADSHDGVNSRVHT
- a CDS encoding copper resistance CopC/CopD family protein, with amino-acid sequence MRPGSPRTGTSLTVLALLTAVFALIVGGAGSAFAHAGLSGSDPGDGVVLKTAPKAVTLTFTESVGFSDDSVRVLSPGNERVNPRPAEHVDGKDNTARVDLSDELPQGTYTVAWRVVSADGHPISGAFVFSVGEPSETAAVVPTGSPTDTAVGRLYGFVRYVAYSGLALLVGVTAFVVVCWPAAASLRPVRRQLAVGWVMLVASTVALLLLRGPYETAGPLTSAFDLSQWSRTATGRPGGALLARLALLAVAAVAVKRSAVRFRGQDGGAEPQALGSRARPAGAVLALGLALTWAAAEHASAGIQVLLAVPVAVLHLLAMGVWLGGLITVVLLLRSRGDTAPAIPAAAMSRFSTLAFAAVAVLVGTGVYQSWRQVGSWGALTTTSYGRTLVVKVAAVAVVLCVAFFSRRWTARLVREAPAAARKLKLKLREPAPERVRETAGAPSVPAAAEPSGRPETPRGGEAEGTDTQRPVTPADASRRRLRRTVAVEVVLGVVVLAITTVLTGTQPSRAAAGSAKAAAGHEPQVRVVTVPFDMGTANHQGSVQISLEPGRVGENTVEAVVYTADGGLATVPELRLTLTQEDLGIGPIDAKLTNQKGYWAAYDLRLPMPGEWTMNITVRTSEIDQVTVRETVRITPSSS
- a CDS encoding DUF4232 domain-containing protein, which gives rise to MRVHQLTFAALAVAAGLTLTACQNGEDGTAQGGPSPSSTSSSSSTAPAAPAPATSSDGKGKTAGTNTGSGSGSGESGKAGKCRTDDLEITAIDSTVGGDTDGTVAVQLKNRGGGDCTLSEYAGVDLKTSAGTLSAKRTGEHPGPAVLKKGTAVSFGVTYPLNTSGGSGVRVTGLTVTPPDETKSVTLAWPGAATLPVTDGSGSAVEVGPIGSAGQGG